Genomic segment of Cyanobacterium stanieri LEGE 03274:
AAGTCAATTTCTCTGACTTTTTTCATGATGCGGGTGAAATATTCTTCTAAGTAGTCTTCTAGTTTGGTAATATCATCTCGGTCAACTTGTAATTTTTCATAGACATCATCCATGGGGGCATTCATGGGTTTACCCCCTGCAATGACTTCGGCAAAAGCAAGACGATCTGAGGCGTTTAGTGTCCAACCAAACCAACGGGTAAAGCCCCTTAAAAATCTTAATAGCCCGATGGGAATGCGGGAAACTTTGGCTTCTTTTCCTGAGAGTCTTTCACATAACCTAATTATTTCTTCTCCGCTCCAGGCGCGATCGCCCATAATCGGGAAAGTTTGCTTATTGGTTTCGGGAATCTCAAGGGCATTAATCACAAATTTTGCCACATCCTGAGTATTCATATAAGCAATGGGAGTATTTTCCCCACTCACCCACACAGGTTGATTATCCAAAATAGGAATACCATATTGAGGAATCAAACCCTGCATAAATCCAGCTAATTGGAAGATAGTATAATCCAACCCCGACTCCTGTAAAAATAACTCAGTACAATATTTAATATTCATCAGAGGAACATTTTCAAATTCCTTAGCATTCACAATACTAAAGAAGATATAACGTTTAATATCAGCTTCTTGGGTAGCCTGAATCAAATTAACCTTACCCTGCCAATCCACCTGCTTAATACTCAACGAACTTGTCGCCCTGGTGGTAGCCGCATCCACTACTGCATCAACTTCTTTTAAGGCTGGGGGTAAAGTTTCTGGCTTACAAATATCCCCAACAATTAATTCCGCTCCCCACTCTTTTAAAAAACTAGCTTTTCCTGTATTTCTGACCAAACAACGTACTTCATAATCATTATCTAGGGCATGGCGCACAATTTGTCTTCCCAGTGTGCCTGTTGCTCCAACTACTAATATTTTCATTATAATTATTAATTTATTTTACATATTTTAAACTTTCATTAAGATTTTATCAGAAAAGCCCTTATTTAATTTTTTTAATGGAATAGGGAACAAGGTATCTCGACTTCCCTCGATAACCATGGGGAACGGGGAATGGTATCGTTAGATATTGACATTAATCATATTGATTAGGTCAAATGTTGTCCAAATAACCAGCCTGTAGTCCAAGCATTTTGAAAGTTAAATCCCCCCGTCACTCCATCAATATCTAATATTTCCCCTGCAAAATAAAGCCCTTCACACTTTTTACTTTCCATACTTTTAAAATCAATTTCTTTTAGGGAAACACCGCCACAGGTCACAAATTCATCTTTAAAAACCCCTTTCCCTTCTATTTTATAAACTCCCCTTGTCAATTCAAATGCTAATTTTTCTAATTCTTTTTTTGTGATTTCTGCCCAAATTTTATCATTACTTAATAAACTATAATTTACCAAACTTTGCCATAATCTCTTAGGTAAATTATAACCATTGTAGTTAATAACTTTTTGCTTTGCTTTATTACTTTTTAAATTGTTTAATTCTGATTTAATAGTTTCTGGATTGTCTTCAGGTAGCCAATTAATAATTAACTCCATCTGATAATTATGATCATGCAATACCCTTGCTCCCCAAGCTGATAACTTAAGCACAGCAGGGCCACTTAAACCCCAATGGGTAATTAATAAAGGGCCTTGTTGTTCCAACTTTTTTCCTTTTTTTTGTTTTAGCTGAATATGAACATTTTCTGAGCTAATTCCTGCTAAGTCTTTGATTCTAGGATCATTTATTTTAAAAGTAAATAATGAAGGAATAGGAGGTTTAATATTATGTCCTAAAAATTCTGACCATTGATAACCTAATCTATTACTTCCTGTGGCGATTAAAACTTTATCTGCTGAAAATTCTTCCCCTGATTTGAGGGTAATAATAAATTTATTTCCTTCTTTCTTGATACTTTTAACGGGGGTTTGGGTTTTGATTTTAATACCCAATGATTTAGCTGTATTTATCAGGCAATCGATAATGGTTTGAGAATCATCAGTAATAGGAAACATACGCCCATCGGCTTCGGTTTTTAGTTTAACGCCCTTATCGGTAAACCATTTGACGGTGTCTTGGGGTTGAAAACGGGAAAATGCTCCCCTTAACTCTCTACCACCACGGGGATAGTTGGTAATTAGTTGACCTGGGTTAAAGCAGTGGTGAGTAACGTTACATCTACCGCCCCCAGATATTTTGACTTTGCCTAATAGTTTCTTACTGGCTTCGAGGATGGTTATTTGCGCTTGGGGGTGATGGGTGGCGGCACTGATAGCGCCAAAAAATCCCGCTGCCCCTCCGCCAATGATGGTTATTTTTTGATTCATATTAGATTCCCCCTAGCCCCCCGCAAATTCGGGGGGAAGATAATTTGATTTTAGTTGATTGACATGGATAAAAAAATTCATTATCCATTATTCATTATCAATTCTCAATTAAATTACATTGTGCATGGTGGCGCAAAAGATGATCACACAATACAAG
This window contains:
- a CDS encoding SDR family oxidoreductase gives rise to the protein MKILVVGATGTLGRQIVRHALDNDYEVRCLVRNTGKASFLKEWGAELIVGDICKPETLPPALKEVDAVVDAATTRATSSLSIKQVDWQGKVNLIQATQEADIKRYIFFSIVNAKEFENVPLMNIKYCTELFLQESGLDYTIFQLAGFMQGLIPQYGIPILDNQPVWVSGENTPIAYMNTQDVAKFVINALEIPETNKQTFPIMGDRAWSGEEIIRLCERLSGKEAKVSRIPIGLLRFLRGFTRWFGWTLNASDRLAFAEVIAGGKPMNAPMDDVYEKLQVDRDDITKLEDYLEEYFTRIMKKVREIDLEQSKKKKKKKGSFFK
- a CDS encoding NAD(P)/FAD-dependent oxidoreductase; protein product: MNQKITIIGGGAAGFFGAISAATHHPQAQITILEASKKLLGKVKISGGGRCNVTHHCFNPGQLITNYPRGGRELRGAFSRFQPQDTVKWFTDKGVKLKTEADGRMFPITDDSQTIIDCLINTAKSLGIKIKTQTPVKSIKKEGNKFIITLKSGEEFSADKVLIATGSNRLGYQWSEFLGHNIKPPIPSLFTFKINDPRIKDLAGISSENVHIQLKQKKGKKLEQQGPLLITHWGLSGPAVLKLSAWGARVLHDHNYQMELIINWLPEDNPETIKSELNNLKSNKAKQKVINYNGYNLPKRLWQSLVNYSLLSNDKIWAEITKKELEKLAFELTRGVYKIEGKGVFKDEFVTCGGVSLKEIDFKSMESKKCEGLYFAGEILDIDGVTGGFNFQNAWTTGWLFGQHLT